The proteins below come from a single Miscanthus floridulus cultivar M001 chromosome 1, ASM1932011v1, whole genome shotgun sequence genomic window:
- the LOC136493145 gene encoding uncharacterized protein — protein MAGAQSQAMLEKMELRQSYRNVWHTDLTNAVAADLPWCCLSLWCGPCVSYMLRRRALYNDMSRYVCCAGYMPCSGKCGESQCPEVCLATEVFCCFGNSVASTRFLLQDEFNIQTTQCDNCIIAFMFFLQQLACICSLVACIVGNSELSEVAHLISCMSNLVYWTVCSCMQTQHKVEMDKRDGTLNTMSAPPMQQMSRF, from the exons ATGGCGGGGGCGCAGTCGCAGGCGATGCTGGAGAAGATGGAGCTGCGGCAGAGCTACCGCAACGTCTGGCACACCGACCTCACCAACGCCGTCGCCGCGGACCTCCCGT GGTGCTGCCTGTCGCTGTGGTG CGGCCCGTGCGTTTCCTACATGCTGCGCAGGCGCGCGCTCTACAATGACATGTCAAG GTACGTGTGCTGCGCTGGGTACATGCCGTGCAGCGGCAAGTGCGGTGAGAGCCAGTGCCCAGAAGTATGCCTTGCAACCGAG GTGTTCTGCTGCTTCGGCAACTCGGTTGCTTCCACCCGGTTCCTGCTGCAGGACGAGTTCAACATCCAGACGACGCAGTGCGACAACTGCATCATC GCCTTCATGTTCTTCCTGCAGCAGCTGGCCTGCATCTGCTCCCTAGTCGCCTGCATCGTCGGCAACAGCGAGCTCTCGGAGGTGGCGCACCTCATCTCCTGCATGTCCAACTTGGTCTACTGGAC GGTTTGCTCGTGCATGCAG ACGCAGCACAAGGTGGAGATGGACAAGAGGGACGGCACGTTGAACACCATGTCTGCGCCTCCGATGCAGCAGATGTCGCGTTTTTAA
- the LOC136493154 gene encoding putative expansin-A30, whose translation MASPSTGTAFLALVTIALLCAATTANARFTAMQWTPAHATFYGDETAAETMGGACGYGNLYATGYGTDTAALSTTLFKDGHGCGTCYQIRCTGSPWCYSGSPVITVTATNLCPPNWAQDSNNGGWCNPPRTHFDLSKPAFMKMAQWRAGIVPVMYRRVPCVRRGGLRFALQGNPYWLLAYVMNVGGAGDVVEMWVKTGAACAWIRMSHNWGAAYQAFAQLGAQALSFKVTSYTTRQTIVSTNVAPANWCLGLTYQARVNFS comes from the exons ATGGCTTCTCCCTCCACAGGCACAGCCTTCTTGGCCCTTGTCACCATCGCTTTGCTATGTGCGGCCACTACGGCGAACGCGCGGTTCACGGCGATGCAGTGGACTCCGGCGCACGCCACGTTCTACGGCGACGAGACCGCAGCGGAGACCATGG GCGGGGCGTGCGGGTATGGCAACCTGTACGCGACCGGGTACGGCACGGACACGGCGGCGCTGAGCACGACGCTGTTCAAGGACGGGCACGGGTGCGGGACGTGCTACCAGATCCGGTGCACGGGGTCCCCCTGGTGCTACAGCGGCTCGCCGGTGATCACGGTGACGGCCACCAACCTGTGCCCGCCCAACTGGGCGCAGGACTCCAACAACGGCGGGTGGTGCAACCCGCCCCGCACCCACTTCGACCTCTCCAAGCCGGCCTTCATGAAGATGGCGCAGTGGCGCGCGGGCATCGTGCCCGTCATGTACCGCCGGGTGCCCTGCGTGCGCAGGGGCGGCCTCCGCTTCGCGCTCCAGGGGAACCCCTACTGGCTGCTGGCCTACGTGATGAACGTCGGCGGCGCCGGCGACGTCGTCGAGATGTGGGTCAAGACCGGCGCCGCGTGCGCGTGGATACGGATGAGCCATAACTGGGGCGCCGCGTACCAGGCGTTCGCGCAGCTCGGCGCCCAGGCGCTCAGCTTCAAGGTCACCTCCTACACCACCCGGCAGACCATCGTCTCCACCAACGTCGCGCCGGCCAACTGGTGCCTCGGGCTCACGTACCAGGCCCGCGTGAACTTCTCCTGA